GTTCAGTCAGTGCCTTTCATGCAAAGTTCATTAAAGATTTAAATCCTCTTCCAGGAAAATTAACTGCACAAGGACTGTATCCTTCCCTCTCAGTAAAAACCAGTTATTATTTAACCCATTCAAAGTTACTACAGAAACTTGGAAGAAACGcataaaatccttttttttctgcctaaatTTGCTAGGCTTTCAAGTCTATTTCTCAACAATATAAAATAGTTTCCAACTAAGAGCAAAGGTGAAGTTTCATTTGTGCTAAGATGAGAAACTATGAATTTTCCTATAGTGACAGTTCTATAGAAATGATATATAGGTGCTGTCCTAGGAGGCATTGCTACCAGCCACAGAATAGCCAATTCTGAAGATACATCAGAAATTGAAACAGGAGAAAACTTTGAATTCAGAGGACAGTTCCAGATAAGTATAAATTAATTTATCATTAGAACTACATCCCTGGTTGGCCCAAAGCTCAAAAAGACTCTATGCAATGGACACACCAAACAGATTTCTCCTCATAAATCGATTCAAAATattctccccttctcctgccctcaGTACCAACTTCAAATTGTCATTTCTGAAGCTTCAGAGCCTTCCTAGACACCAGTTACACTTAAAGAGTATTTGTACTTTTTACATCTGTCTGCAGCTGAATAATCAGAAGGCAGACTGCATATTGCCATCCAGCTAATCAACTCCCAAAGCTTTGAGCTGTCGTTCAATCTCTTCATCTGATATGGTAGCAGCTTTTGATGTTGATGCAGATGGTAAGCCTCTGGCAGCAGACGGAGCTTTGGCCATCTACAAGACAGAAGTTTTCTTCAGTCAAATTTCTACACATTATAACAAGCTGACTTCTAGAAAAAGACTGTAAAATTAATGCTTCTCAAATAAACTAATTAAAAGAAGGGAATGAAGGGGAAGAAGCACATGAACTGGGTAAAAATAAGCATACCTTTCCAGAGATTTCAATTCCTATCTCATCAAGCACCTGGTTAACAATATCTtggctttcttcctcttcatcagATGCATCAAAAATATCATCCAGAGTATCATTAActtagaagaaaaggaaaaaaagaaatccacacTGGATTAAGCAACAAAGTTACAAGAACAAGCTCATACCATCTTTCTACTCTCCCTGAACACAGCAGTAATGGCACTGGCACATAAGATACCAACAGGAAGCGCCTGTCTATTGGAAAGGCTTTCTTACTTCTGTCTTGCAAAGCTTGTGAGCACAGCTAGCGCAGTAATAGGGTAAGGCATGactgtttttataaaaatgtttaatttcacCAAAATAGTTCAGTTGCTCTATCTCCAAGATTTTAACATTGCTTAAAAACAGTTACAGttccataaaaagaaaaaaaaaaatccctttcttcttcctcctgcaaGGAAGTTGCAAAATTATTAACTACTCAGCTAATTTCTGAATTGCAACAATACATTTCTGAACAGCTGAGGCGTTCACATCTTGCTCAACAATACTGTTTTGAGTCCATGCTGCTTACTACAGCCAACACAGTAGCAAAGTTTAGAACAGGAAAGACTGTGCTAGCAACACCAGCAAGTTTCGTATTTAATTGACAGTGGACAAGTGCAATCAGGAACAAGAAACCTGCCACCCCCCAAGAAGTTGTTTGtggcttaaaataaaaagaagagacaaaGTCGTCCCATACCACTATATATGCAAAGCTGAGATTCTCAATAATACCTAAATTAAGTGTCCAGtcccagaagaaaaagcacatgTGGAACTACCAGCTACAGAAAGGCCAGTTTTTCAAGTTGTGCTACCAGTATGCCAATAACATTTTGAACTGGTCTCAAACGCCGTTCCCTTACAGTACATTCTTTCTGGAAGTATAATGGGTGTTTTGCATGAAGATGTGAAGAGATGGGTTCCAGATTCACTACCTAGAGCTACTAAAAGTCCTAAGGCTCAGCCTCCCTGCTCAGGAATGCAGCATTTAGTTCGCTTTTCATTTTTGGTGTCAGCGTCATTAATAACTGAAACAAAACTTCAAGCATCAGTATTTTGATTAGTTCTACACTTCCAAGAGCATGGTAGGCTGCAGCTAGCTGTTCCATGCAGTGCAGAACTTACTCATTTCTTCAGTCATTTccatcttcatgttttccttctggaaatTCTGCATAGTTTGCAGTGTCTTTTGTGGATCCATTTTCTTATTAACTGCTTGCATTGTCTATTAagacggaaaaaaaaaaaccaacttaatCACAATATATATACATTAAGGAATAAGacttttctaataaaaaaccTTCAGTCCAAATTTCACTTTCCTTGTCTCTCTACATCCTATGAGAACAGTAGACCACAACAGATCAATAGTACAGTCTGCACTTAGTAAGAAATATTGCTATTTACTATCCTAATAGATATGCTTATAAATGCATGTATCTTTCTTGCACCACAGCCCTTATCCTGACtttatattaggaaaaatctgCCTGATCTAAGTGAAAAGAATGGGACAATATTTCCTAACTTGCAAGCTATGCACTGTAAAGACGTAAATGGCTGCAGGCCTTTTATTCAGAAAGGTGCATTTATTTGAACCGCCAGTAGAGGACAAGCATTAAATTTCAGTTATTTATGTTATAATTTAAtgcaaaaattacttttctctgagaagaaaatattgaagTGTTTAGAAAGTATATATTATCTTAGGGTGAACCTTTGTAACAGGCAAAGATCTTTCTGTGACACTGTAATAAACTTCACCTGTTTTATTACAAGTATGCAGCACTGCCTTTGCACACACCAGTTTTTAATACTTCCTTCTTTCCCAGGAAGAAAGCTACTGTATCTCTTGTGAGACTTTAAAACCTAAATATAGACACAAGCAATTCAAACATAGTCTAACCAATTTTGAGAAGATAAAAGTGGTGGTTAATTAAAAGGGATGCTACCAAGCTACTACAGCCGCTACTGGCTTCATAGAAGCTCTTCTGCCTTCATGCCTAAGTTTATTTAAAGTGATAATGTGTTATGTTTCTAATGTTACTTGAATTTCAAACACTGAGTTCATAGTCACATTATTTGAATTTTAACGGTCTGAACTGAGAAGGCGTTGGTTCTTTAGAATTCTTTTAGAGGACTTATAGATGGACATAAATATTGGTACTAAACCGATACAGAGTTTATAtatcttcagaaaataatggTCAGATGCatgattaaaagaaacaaataacaaTTAACTGGACTTTATTATGTCTGAGATTAATGCCAAGCAAGCTAAAACATATATAGAAAATACTGTGAAAGCTTTGTATTCATGTATGCGTCTTGCTTCTTGAGGCAACTGATTATACAACTGATGGTTGTATAAGATTAAGAATAGTTTATAAGCTTCAAAATGAATAACTGAATATTTAAGCTTCTTTAAGCTTCCTGTGTTGACAAGGAAAAATACTTACTTTAAATGTGACTGAAAGAATTTAAAACTTCCTCTCCAATAAAGTTACAGAAAGTAGTCCATAGAAGTACCTGCTGTGTTTCAAATACCATCACTTTCCTGGATGCtggttaatttatttttttaatattttttattctttctattGACTTAACCTTCAAAATTAATCTAGTGATACTTTGGGTTTGAGAAATTTAATCCAAGATACCTTATAGATAGAAACAAATCAACCatgtaataattaaaaagcaagacTAACTCCTTCACATGCAACACTGTTGTTGGAATACTAAGCAGGCTGTTCAATTTGATCAGCTGTACAGTCAGAAAAGCTCCTCCTTTGTGGGGTTAGTCACAGATGATGGAAATTTTGCTACAGAGCCACAGCTTTGTATTACTGAATGGCTGATATGTGCCAATATACTGTTTCCAAAAGATAACTGACAGTAAAGTCTTAGCTGTAATTACTTTCTGCACTAAGTCGCACTGCATTACTATATTTAACCTATAAATAGATTTAAATCGGAGCGTGATAAAAGTGCAACTTGTCTACAATTATGCACACCAATTCTGTTTCTTACATCCTAAGGTGAACAATCCCCCCTGCCAAAAGCAAACTCCCGATTTATCAGTTCAAGGAATTAGGGTAAAGTTCATAACTACTAACTCAGAAAACTGAGATATTTCACACTGTCCTGAGATGAGATTTGTGGGAAAACTTAATGCAATACTGTTTCCTTACAGTGATGATAGTGAGAATGACAGTAAACTCCAGATTAGATTTCCTCAGGAATTTAAGATCCAAAGCAATAACCTACTTTTTGCACAAGCCATAAAGCTACTGTGACATGCTGCCTTGATTTTTTACATGAAACATGCCCCATTTTTTCCCAATTAAAACTGCTTGTGACAAGATATACAGGCAAGACGCTGTACCTgcattgtttggttttttttcatatactAAGAGAGTTCTTCAACTGGTATTAGAGCTTATTTTTAGCATGCAAACATTTGACAGATGTCTAGCCTAAGAAAATATGCTTAGTTAGGTGCTAACTGGCTGGATTGACTAGACAGACATTTCATAATATGAATCAAACTACATTCCCCTACTGTACTTAGGGTATTAAGCAGTAAGTTTTATCCCTTCAATTATCTTATACAAAAGAACACAACTTAACTTTTGCAACCTCATGCTGCATTTTAATGTAAGAGAATGTCTTGTAACACCTTACTTTTGCTGTAGTTGACATAGCTCCTGCCATCTTCATCTGAGAGTTCATGACCTTTGTTTGAGTTGACATAGAAGTGACTTTAGAGCTAACAGCATACGTTCGATTTTTCTGCTTTCGCAGTTGTACAAGCTGTTTTGCTAGCACTTTACAGGCTTCTTTGTTACCAGTCTTagccattttctttatttccagttCCTGTTAAAAAAGGTATAAGATTAATTTTACAGAATTTTCATTCAAACAAAGACTATAATTAAGCCTAAACAGTAATAATTAAATTCCAGAAGTTAATTacccttttgatttttttaaagacatttgaaGTTATGTAAATAGTCACGCTTGCTTTTGTACCAAAGCTATTTAGTAGAATAAATGCAATGCTGTTATGGTTTGAccagaagaataaaaccaaattatagTACACAGCACACAGTCCCCCAGAAGGCTTCAACTTCTGCATAACACCACATTCACTTATATGTGCACATACAACTCTGTATCCAGATATGGGGgaacacttcaaaaaaaaaaccaaaaacaaattACAGTGGCCAGTCAACTATTAGTGCCATGACTCTAATCATCTTTGAATTCTTGCTTTCCTGGGCAAACAGGACACAATCAAGCCTTGGAAAAAACAAGGAGttcacagatttttaaatactttttctgcCTTGGAAGAATCTAATAACCTTTCAGCGGAAGAAGTAAAGATTGAAGAGCAATAATTATAGACTGCTTCCCACATAATTTAGCTAGACTTATCTCAGCACATACTAAAATCAGTACAATTTCTCTACAATATGTGGTTAAACCTTAATACAGACACTTCTGgcttacaaaaaaacccccaaaccttaATCTATCAATTCAAGGAGAAATAGCAAGCTATTTAGCCCAAAGGTACCAAGAAAAAGTTTGGCACAAATAATCCCATCAGTTGGGAGTTTTTAACCTATGCCTTTTGATTTCTGACTTGGTGATGTaaaattttcaattaatttttccttctcgGCCTTTTTAAGAAGGGTTTGATGTAGTATCTTAGTTCTCTGTATATGTCCaattatacatttttatttttgccattAGGTAAAAGCAGCCCTTTAAAAGAGCAGCTTTGTCCTGTGATTCTTCAGGAGAATATGCCTGTGACAGGAATACAGTTGTTTCACTTTATGTGCACTGGTAATTAGAAAACTGCACTTACAAAAAGATATGTTGCTCTGAAATGGTAAGCACTTGTCACCAGTATACGCAAAACAGTCCCATTTAAAGGCAAACATAAAGTAACCCACTGCATTAGCTTTACTATTAGGAAAGATCATGGTTAAGTTTACTATAGAGATGGCACTGGCACATGATCTTCTTTGTAAATCCATGATTTTTGAAGGGCTGTGCCATACATACTATTTTTGATCTGAGAAGGGACAGATCAGCAAATAAGGGCATGAGACTGTTCAAACATTAAATGCCTGAAGTATATCAAAGCTGTCCCCTTTGCAAATAGCTCACAGAGACTACAAAACTAAATTTCTATAGCATTCCCAAAATAACCTCCTTTTCTCATACCTCAGAACTGGGAGGGATAGAAGAGGGGATTAACTTGCAAACTAGCAAACACTGGTTTGCATTCTAGTTTTAACAGCAAACTTTTGAAAATAGGTGTTGTCTCACTGAGATTAAATACCTAAGTAGTATTTATAACCaggttttcaaaatgaaatacaatCCAACACCATTGCTAAATCACAACAGATAATCCAGTTGCAGAAATGAAACCCTATATATGGATGATTTTATTCTTAATTAGAAGAATTTGGGTTGAGGGCTGAAATATATTACTTGGTTTAGAGAGGTTGGGAGCCAGCTAATTCAAGTCAGTTatgttcttctggaaaaaaataatcaaaattcaTATAGTCATAGGAGGTTACTGAACTGAAATAGAACTATCTGCACACTTTAAGGTATTTTTATATACAGAATTAATAAAACTAGATTTTCTCAGAGTAGTACCTCATagttaacaacaacaacaaaaaaaaatcactctgaaGAAAGTACCTAATAAAATGTTCTGAGACTGATAGATATGCCCTTTGTCCTTTATCATCTGAGGACTTTGATAACTATTGTCTATTGATTCTCTCATCCTAACAGCAATTTCTAACTTTTTCAAAGACATATTTCACCTTGCCTTTCATGTTCTCCTCAGAAATCCAACATTTCTGAAATGATATACTGTAGCAAGTAATCCAAACTTCAACACGAACGCATGTGATTTCAAGAGTCAGTATATTTCATACTGAAAAATGCTCTATCTATGAGTAACCTATTATATCATACATGTTTATGGCTTCCAGAAACAATTTCTGTGACTTCTTTTAGTTTATTATTTCCAGCTCTTGATATTTATGCAACCTGCTGCCATGAAACACCTCAGTAGCTACTGAAACAGCGGCTGGATTTGCATAGCTTTTCCCATAGTCTGAGCATGTCTTCATGCATCAAACCCCACCATCTGTCACATCCATTTATCCAATTATACTGCCACACAGGTGCAGCACTCATTCACTGAATACTTGATAGCTCACACTAAGTTGTAAATAAATCTTGATTTAGGCAGATAGTTTTACTATTATTAGCTAGTTTTAGGGAAGTCCTGtatgaatgaaaataataagcCTATGGGGTATTCACGATACCCTATGGTTTTTCAAGTACTCTCTGCCACTGGAGAATCATGATTACATATGACAGCAGTGACACTTTTAGGTTTTCCACTACAAGACCACTGATTTACAAGCCTGTTAGGAAAAGTCTTTTGAAGGCTACAGGATGCTAagaacagaagggaaaatattaatgtggttatttaatttaaatacattGCTTCAGGCTTTTCCTATACCAGAGGCCATCACTTCTAGATAGTAAGTTATTTTCCAACACAATCTtgacaactgaaaaaaaggGGAATACAATTATTACACATGCAGTTACGTCTTTAGTGCTTTGCAAGCTTTCTGTTGTATTGGGGGTGGGcgtttgtttttaaagagtaaaataaaagttCCCTTCTCTACTTACcagttgtttttcctgtttttcgAGCCCTGCTCTGTCTCTGGTTATAGCCCTCTGTGTACCTCTTAACTCTCGATTTTGCTCCTTTATtatatctgaaaagaaaatatttatagctGAGAAAAGCATTCAGTGCTACATAAACATCTTGTCTCCTTAACACCCTGCAGACATACAGTATATCTGACAGCCTCCCTTTGTTCAGAATGAAGTCAGCTATCAGAAGAGTTGTCAGCATTTCAAATATTAACAAAATACAATTTTGTATATGCAGCATGTTTATGTTTCAACATCACAGGCCATGTCTCATACCAAAAAGGCTATTTTACCTAGCGTATTTATTTACCACAGCAAGTAGAGGGTAGGTATATACACTTCTCAACTTTCAACTCTAAGTCAGCCATAAACCATACATTGCGAGCCCATGCCTTTTCAACAAATCAGGCCTAACTCTAACAGCAGAAGAAACTTTACATACAAGACCCTCAAAGCAGTTCAGGAGTTTCTACATCCACAAAAAccatgaagatatttttcagtgCAAATCCTGTATCctgctcttctctgtccttACTTTGGTTCAATGGAGATTACCCACCACTGCAAACGTACTGCATCTGTGGAACCCAACTTCAAGTCAGGCTATAAAGCAACAGCTTTCAAATTTTTTGAATTATCAGATGCCTAAGAATGTTTAGGTATAAAAGGGGAAGCTTTCTAATAAATTTAAGTTTCCTGAACACTGATGTAGCCAGGAAAAGCTTGAACAATCTGTCAGGTGAAACACATCATCCTTCATAGGAGTTTTGATCACTccacaatttaaaaattattttccagtcaCACCTACTTATTAAAAGGAAGTACTATTTATAGTATATGCATCAATCACGCTAGTTGCAATTAACTTTTGTTAGCTTTTACAGTGTGTGCTTAGGTGTGATTCACCTGGGCAAAGGTGGAGAGGAATGCATCTGACTTAACATTCTCCAAAATATATAGAGGAAAGAGATTAGTCCTTTTAGGAAGGGATTAATCTACTGCCAATGTATGTACCTACATCACATTAGATAAACTTTGGATGGGTGACTAAAAGGAGCAGACTGTCACATAAACTTTGTTTAGAGCTCTTTCTTTTAATCCACAGAAGTAACATCATGGCAGAGTGCTGCTATTACACATAAAGTTTGAAGCTTGTGAAAATTACTACAAACAGGCAGTTACTAATAGAAATAAAGGCATGAAGGATAAATTGTAGAAACCGCAGCCacccttttcattttttaaggcTTCCAACAATTCTTCCATACACAGAAAGAAGCATTCATGTTCTTCATTCCCACAATGAGACATATTACTAAACATCCATTGCTGAAAATTTCAGCCTTAATAGGTTTGAATCAGAAACCCTCAAATCTTCAGTAGCATTTTAAAGAGAGCATACATACTATCCCCTCCCACCAACTGTTCTTGgccaaataaatacatattccAAACAAACTCTGTGAAAGAGATATCTTTTTACAGTGCTACTCCTGCTCCAAGATCTACACAAAAAGCATCTTCAGGACATGTTGACTTTTCAAtggacaatagcaaagacatgaaagatgacacagaacaTGAAGAACTGTGTTCTTCATaccagcaaagcagcagtgaaaattACTCTGAAAATAATGCTACAGGCAAGTAATTTTGAAGGTAGACAAACATATATCACTTGTACAGCTGCActcacaaaaatgaaaaaagcttAATAGCTACATACAAGATTGTCTTTTCTAACTACAATAACTGCTAAAAAAAGATCCCTTAGCACAGAAAGCTTGAGAAGTAGGAACTTCAAGactagaagaaacaaaaattgtaCTTAAGACAGAAGACAATAAGGGTGAGCATGATGCagatttctgttgtttctgttcTCACATCCTGACTCTAAGGATAGCAATACACAAAATAGAACCCCACCAACTATCTACAGTTACACACCCTTTCGTTCATTTTTGCAAGTGAAGGCCAAGATAAGAACTTTGTTCTTATTTGTCTGCATTCAGTGATGCAAACTCCTAGCTTTATTCCAGCAGACAGGAGGAGACAGCCTTTCGCCCATAAGCACTCCTGTGTGTCATGTTGCCACCTTGCACATCAGCGTAAGGAGGAAGCATCTCCATTCCTGAAAACAGGTTGGACAAGAGACACCCAGCAGGGCTTGGTCTGTCTTCAACAATCCACATTGGTCATGGAAACTCCATGCAATCTcacccttcctcccctctcATTTGTTGCACCAAACATGGTAAGAGACAAGCAGGAAACACACGTATTATCCCTCGGTGCCATACAATTGGCTGATGCACAACGTCATTTTCGGTGTGCCATTTTCAAACGAGGACCTGCTTGATTTGACACAGGGCATCCAACACGCCAGCTACCCAGCTCTGGGGCTCGCTAAGCCCCAGCTAGTCTCTGTCACACAGCCAGGCATGGGGCACATGAATTTGGAGGGTCTGGCCATTATCCACAGGACTCCTGTCAGGTAAGCGATCTTTTTTGGGCTTTCTGCCTTTAGTTTCAAAAACTCTATTTCTGTGCTAActtgttaacaaaaaaaagaggtgctctagaggtgttcaaggccatgtcggatgggaccttgagcagcctggtctggtgggaggtgtccctgcccatggcaagggagttggaactggatgagttttaaggtcccttccaccccaatccattctatgatgaCAGTGGTAGTGGTGGTGTCTGGGCCACCGCGGCATCCTGCTTCTCTCACTGCTAAATGCTTTTGGACTTCTTCACACGTATGTAATGATTACAAATAAATTGAATTTAGCAACGCTGTGCTCCTGGGCCTCCTCTCCCGCACCACCTCACCCCTGCGAGTTCCACCCGCTGGGCAGCTGGAAGGGTTTGGTCCTCAAACCGCAGATAAACACGCGTGGGTTTGTTTTCCACCCGCGTTGGGTGGGAAGGGCAAACTCGTCTCTCAAGCAACTCGCCTAAAGCCCGGCGTACAAAGCCCAGGGCAGCGAGTGGCggcagctccagcaggagcaggcgGATCCCGGACCCCGCAGCTGCCTCCCGCAACAACCGCTCCCGTTTCCCGGTGGCTCCCAGCTCCAGCAACTCTTGGCGGGCCTGTGCTGCTCCCTCGCTGCCGACAGGACGTTCTcgttctctctccctcctcgcCCGCACAGCAAAAACGGAGCCCCCCGCGCCCCGCAGCGCCCGCTGCCCGGGACGACCCTTCCgccccttccctcttcccatcccGAGACATCCCTTCCCCAAACCGCTCCCCCTCGGAGCCGCCGCGGCCTCGCCCCGCCGGGACTCAGCGGCGCCCAGCAGCCACCGGCCGGAGCCGCCCTAGGGCCGGGAGGGCTGCCCACTCACCATCCACAGTCTTCTTCTTGAAGAGCGAGGCCATGGCGGCAGCCAAACCCGAGCCCCGCCGCCCGCTCACCCCGctcctgcctccttccctcccaggTGACCAGGAAGCTCCGAGCCGCCGCCACCCCCCGCCCGCCAGAGGCGGAGACACCGCCATGACCCCGCCCACCACCGTGACCCCGCCCACCGCTATGACCCCGCCCACATCACCAGACCCGCCCGCCGCGCCCGCTCCGCCCACCGCTCTGACCACGCCCCCCCGGCAGGTGCAGCCGCTGCTGCCGCCGCGCGGGGTCGTGAGTGTCGCTGCGGGGGGGGTTGGGGCAGCGGCAGCGACTCCCTGCGGGATTCTTTTCGGGGCTTGGGCACCCCGAGCTGCTGGGACCGTCCCGGCAAGGGGACGCGAACCTGTGACCGGGCTCTGGTTGATACAAGTGGCCCCTATTACAAAGAAGTGGAATGTTTTGATTTAAGCTCAAGTAGAGCCAAgctcatctaagtaattgtatttttgaaAGTTTGACAGGATGCCCCcctgacagcatgttttctttcagtgtttttccagacgcTGTTCAGTCCTTGGAGATGAGAACGTCCTGTGCTCAGCGTGGTCTGTGCCGAGCAGGTGTCTCTGCTCCTGCCACCCCTCGTttgcctttccccatctccagagcaagggcagagctggctccacaGCTCCACAGCACCGAGAGATTTCactgctgtgaagttcataataactttaaaatcagtccttggaaagtaacagaataggcataagatttctgggaaaatttaccTATCTGCATGTGAGTGGGAAATGCATCCTGTCCAGGCTCCTGTCTCACTGCACACAATTGATGGAGTTGCCCAGGCTTGATAAAGGGTGCTTGCTCTCTAAAACCCAAAACccagagagtttatttgctggcattttcagtatcatgGGGAACGTGGGGAAGCTCCCTTCTCCCCATGATGGTGGtattaatgatgatgatgatggtggtggtggtgtccGGGCCATTGCAGCATCCTACTCCACTCACCGCTAaatgctttctattttcttcatatttatcTAGTGATTACAAATAAATTGCATTCAGCAACACAGTGTTCTCCAGGCTCACTTCCCGTGCCACCTCTCCGCGTGCAGTTTTGTGTGCCGGGCAGCTGAAAGGGGTTGGTCTCAAATTGCAGCTAAACAcatgtagggtttttttccacctctgttGGGTGGGAAATGCTGGGCTGTGGCACGTGTGTGTCATGGAATGTGGGGTGTGTTGGGCACAGCACTCCTTGCAGCCTTTGCGAGTAACAACATAGGGGTTtcgggtttggttttttttgtgtagaGAAGCTTCCCACCACATCCAGAGCTGTTGCTGTGCCTTGGGGAGCAGTGATGTGAATTTTCTAACATGAGTCTTTGTTTGAATAACACAGCTACTATGGTCCACAAGATGTGAGAATTTGCAAAAATGAGTAATACTTTCTTTTGTATTCATCGCCTAATTACAATCCTTAATTTTTAATAAGGTAGTTTAGAATACAGCTGTGGTTTCATCATTGGCAATTACCTATGTACACATCTTAGCATTAGAAAATTACAAAGGAACTATAGTAGAAAATGTAGAGCTATGGGTGTGAATATTAGCTAGACATACCTTTACTTGAATGTGTTGGGGGGGTTATGTTAATTTGTAAGGAAAAACAAGTCATTGTAATGCAGCAATGCATTTTGATAGCTAGATGTAAATTTAACGTGGGGAAGAATTGTAAGTTTATGGTGTCAGTACCTTAATAAACCTCGCTTTTATAATCTTGCATGAAAAAACAATCTATTAGAATATTGTAATAGCAGTGCAAAGATGTATTTGGGCATAGGTATGTGCAAAGTACATATTTGGTGTCAGTATTTCTTGATTTTCTGGAAATACTAGTTTTATTGCAGATAGCAAG
This genomic window from Phaenicophaeus curvirostris isolate KB17595 chromosome 1, BPBGC_Pcur_1.0, whole genome shotgun sequence contains:
- the CHMP2B gene encoding charged multivesicular body protein 2b, whose product is MASLFKKKTVDDIIKEQNRELRGTQRAITRDRAGLEKQEKQLELEIKKMAKTGNKEACKVLAKQLVQLRKQKNRTYAVSSKVTSMSTQTKVMNSQMKMAGAMSTTAKTMQAVNKKMDPQKTLQTMQNFQKENMKMEMTEEMINDTLDDIFDASDEEEESQDIVNQVLDEIGIEISGKMAKAPSAARGLPSASTSKAATISDEEIERQLKALGVD